In Cryptomeria japonica chromosome 10, Sugi_1.0, whole genome shotgun sequence, a genomic segment contains:
- the LOC131043345 gene encoding uncharacterized protein LOC131043345, which yields MKKLVDENARNWHKKVYEALWADIIMPKRAIRMAPFELVYGIGAKISLPLELSAAKLQTVIEDAFFQNALEKRVMSLMKLEEEREMLVDRIMEHQNRVKMIFDMTAQPRGFLKGDEVLLWDKRKEPKGAHGKFDSLWKGPFKIYEVVGQNAFRLNYFDGTVMPYTYNGQDLKL from the coding sequence ATGAAGAAGCTGGTTGATGAAAATGctcgaaattggcataagaaggtgtATGAAGCCTTATGGGCAGACATAATTATGCCTAAAAGAGCCATTAGAATGGCaccgtttgagcttgtgtatgggatcGGTGCAAAAATTTCTTTACCCTTGGAATTATCGGCAGCCAAACTTCAAACAGTAATCGAAGATGCCTTTTTCCAGAATGctctagagaagagggttatgtCTTTGATGAAGTTGGAGGAAGAAAGAGAGATGTTAGTGGATAGGATTATGGAGCATCAGAATAGAGTGAAGATGATCTTTGACATGACAGCTCAGCCAAGAGGTTTCCTTAAAGGTGATGAGGtactgttatgggataaaaggaaggAACCAAAGGGTGCCCACGGTAAATTTGACTCATTGTGGAAAGGCCCCTTCAAGATCTatgaagtggtgggacaaaatgcttttagactcaaCTATTTTGATGGAACAGTTATGCCCTacacctacaatgggcaagatctcaagctctag